Proteins from a genomic interval of Luteolibacter sp. Y139:
- a CDS encoding elongation factor P has translation MASTPAINLRKGHAVRHNNDVCVVISHELKTPPRMASYVVMSIRSVSNKKVSNLRLTSNDSMDSVLLERIPHEYSYKDSGGYHFLHNETFDDVAVHDDIIDSVRNYLIEGNTYTLLFADGLVADIELPPSMVMIVTESPEGVKGDSANNAYKSATLETGLVVQVPLFINPGEKLIIKTEDGSYISRA, from the coding sequence ATGGCCAGCACGCCCGCAATCAATCTCCGCAAGGGACACGCCGTCCGTCATAACAACGACGTCTGCGTCGTGATTTCCCACGAACTCAAGACGCCGCCGCGCATGGCGTCCTACGTGGTGATGTCGATCCGCAGCGTCTCGAACAAGAAGGTCTCCAACCTGCGCCTGACCTCGAACGACTCGATGGACTCCGTGCTCCTCGAGCGCATCCCGCACGAGTATTCCTACAAGGATTCCGGCGGCTACCACTTCCTCCACAACGAGACCTTCGATGACGTCGCCGTTCACGATGACATCATCGACTCCGTGCGGAACTACCTGATCGAAGGCAACACCTACACCTTGCTCTTCGCCGACGGCCTCGTCGCCGACATCGAACTGCCGCCGTCGATGGTGATGATCGTCACCGAATCACCGGAAGGCGTGAAGGGCGACTCCGCCAACAACGCCTACAAGTCGGCCACCTTGGAAACCGGCCTCGTGGTGCAGGTTCCGCTCTTCATCAATCCGGGCGAAAAGCTCATCATCAAGACGGAAGACGGCAGCTACATCAGCCGCGCCTGA
- a CDS encoding DUF3570 domain-containing protein — protein MLTRPPLLVASLLCPALRAHGEIEIPPQEYDYGFQLYQEDDNRIRVEAQYLRARIELNDDTAIRFQYIHDAISGSSPTGVLPGSVQPFYAQLEDVREGILGAISRQIGDHRAEIEFSYSGEEDYISHGLAITDTWDLNQKNTTLRFGFNYLDDDVEVPALGDQDKSSYDFFAGVSQILDKNTLLTANLTLGYAEGYLNDPYKLIQRTTIITLPGPGGPIQVPVVNVYRENRPDSRFRQVLQLGARHYFDPVKAALDGTLRLSHDDFGISSQTVQIEWRQEVGEHFQATPFIRYYHQDAADFFTNTLDNFPGTPANFPTGSGPNYSADYRLSSFDAISGGLRLNYNFNDHLGLSAAYERYVMDGTGNASERSPDQSYADADIWTFGIHAAF, from the coding sequence ATGCTTACCCGTCCACCGCTCCTCGTCGCATCCCTCCTGTGCCCTGCCCTGCGCGCGCACGGGGAGATCGAGATCCCGCCGCAGGAGTATGACTACGGCTTCCAACTCTATCAGGAAGACGACAACCGCATCCGAGTCGAAGCGCAATACCTCCGCGCCCGGATCGAGTTGAACGACGACACAGCGATCCGCTTCCAATACATCCACGACGCGATCAGCGGATCCTCCCCCACCGGAGTCCTCCCCGGCAGCGTCCAGCCCTTCTACGCGCAGCTCGAAGACGTCCGCGAAGGCATCCTCGGCGCCATTTCACGGCAAATCGGCGACCACCGCGCCGAGATCGAGTTCTCCTACAGCGGAGAAGAGGACTACATCTCACACGGCCTCGCCATCACCGACACCTGGGACCTCAACCAGAAAAACACCACCCTCCGCTTCGGCTTCAATTACCTCGATGACGACGTCGAGGTCCCGGCCCTCGGCGACCAGGACAAGAGCTCCTACGACTTCTTCGCCGGCGTCAGCCAGATACTCGACAAGAACACCCTCCTCACCGCCAATCTCACCCTCGGCTACGCGGAAGGCTATCTGAACGATCCCTACAAGCTCATCCAGCGCACCACGATTATCACCCTCCCCGGCCCCGGCGGCCCGATCCAAGTGCCCGTCGTCAATGTCTACCGCGAAAACCGCCCCGACTCACGCTTCCGCCAAGTCCTGCAACTCGGCGCGCGCCACTACTTCGACCCGGTGAAGGCCGCTCTCGATGGCACACTCCGACTCTCCCACGACGACTTCGGCATCTCCTCCCAGACCGTGCAAATCGAATGGCGGCAGGAAGTCGGCGAGCATTTCCAAGCGACACCCTTTATCCGCTACTACCATCAGGACGCCGCCGACTTCTTCACGAACACACTGGATAACTTCCCCGGAACTCCCGCCAACTTTCCCACCGGCAGCGGCCCGAATTACTCCGCCGACTACCGCCTCTCCTCCTTCGACGCCATCAGCGGCGGCCTCCGCTTGAACTACAACTTCAACGACCACCTCGGCCTCTCCGCCGCCTACGAGCGCTACGTCATGGACGGCACCGGCAACGCCTCCGAACGTTCGCCGGATCAATCCTACGCAGATGCCGACATCTGGACATTCGGCATTCACGCAGCATTTTAA
- a CDS encoding ThuA domain-containing protein yields MKTPLILVLSFASVLSAAEPKHVLFLAGTNSHAWGQHKHLAGSTLLCESLRETPGIEAEVVTAWPDAAALAKADTLVIYADGWQAHPANDKLAELEAFMNSGKGLVALHWATGIQAADPESKDQKEDPRRKQWRELMGADFEAYNAISNFWKADFAGPSEHPVSRGVKPFSLYDECYYHLRESSDAKVERVWKVHPPAETIEPGLSPYRGNDDARASVNDRKEEQYVAWTFQRPKGGRAFGFTGGHFLWSWAKDDARKLVLNGILWSAGGEVPAKGIESKTPDAKRLLTGLPEKNPGWTEAALQKALDQAAKGEVFPWLEFTDKPLPE; encoded by the coding sequence ATGAAAACCCCGCTGATTCTGGTCCTGTCCTTCGCTTCCGTCCTGAGTGCCGCGGAGCCCAAGCACGTGCTTTTCCTCGCCGGCACCAACAGTCATGCGTGGGGGCAGCACAAGCACCTGGCCGGTAGCACGCTGCTGTGCGAGTCACTGCGGGAAACGCCGGGGATCGAGGCGGAGGTGGTCACTGCCTGGCCGGATGCGGCGGCGCTGGCGAAGGCGGATACGCTGGTGATCTATGCGGATGGCTGGCAGGCCCACCCTGCGAATGACAAGCTGGCCGAACTGGAGGCATTCATGAACTCCGGCAAGGGGCTGGTCGCGTTGCACTGGGCGACGGGCATCCAGGCGGCTGATCCGGAGTCAAAGGACCAGAAGGAGGATCCGCGGCGAAAGCAGTGGCGTGAGCTGATGGGCGCGGATTTCGAGGCTTACAATGCCATCAGCAATTTCTGGAAGGCCGACTTTGCGGGGCCATCGGAGCACCCCGTGTCGCGGGGGGTGAAGCCATTCTCACTCTACGACGAGTGCTACTACCACCTCCGGGAGAGCAGCGATGCGAAGGTGGAGCGGGTGTGGAAGGTTCATCCACCGGCGGAGACCATCGAGCCGGGGCTTTCACCGTATCGTGGGAATGATGATGCCCGGGCTTCGGTGAACGACCGTAAGGAAGAGCAATACGTGGCGTGGACTTTTCAACGGCCGAAGGGCGGACGCGCCTTTGGTTTCACGGGCGGGCATTTCCTCTGGAGCTGGGCGAAGGATGATGCCCGCAAGCTGGTCCTGAATGGCATCTTGTGGAGCGCCGGGGGAGAAGTCCCTGCGAAGGGAATCGAATCCAAGACGCCGGATGCGAAGCGTTTGCTGACGGGGCTGCCGGAGAAGAATCCCGGCTGGACCGAGGCGGCGCTTCAAAAGGCGCTGGACCAGGCAGCGAAGGGGGAAGTCTTCCCGTGGCTGGAGTTCACCGACAAGCCGCTGCCTGAGTGA